The region ATAATCTAAATGTATTGTGAAATCTTTTTCTTAAACTTGAGTTTGAGTAAGAATTTTTAGGCTGCTACTTTTGTCATACTTACAACATTTTGCCCTCTGTCATTGTTCCAGAGGGCAGTTTTTTCACCTCACGGTAACAGCCTGTCTGTCTAGTTTTTCACTGGCCAGAATGGGAAGTGAGataaagacaaacaacagaaacagaaagtgtCTGGGTCCAGTGGATGTGAGGCTCGTACCTGTCCAGCGTAGAGGTGGGTTGGCGGAGACTCATGTCTGCAGCCTTGTGACACTCCTCTGCTTCCTGGTGCGGGATCAACGCTGTCACTGGGCCTCTTTTATCATCATCGCCATCACCATCGTCATCTCGATCCTCTTCAGTTCTCAGTGCACACAATGGGTCTCTCGATTGTGCTGTGATCAGATCTTCAAGCTACTTGGAAGCTGGTTCAAAACAGACGGAGTGCTCCTCATGTTCCCATCCACTCGACCGGTTCCAGTTAGGTTTCAGTAGAATTATAAAAGGAAGTGCTGCTAAAACTAACATTCAAAACTGACAATCTCCTCAGTATCCTTCCTCGCCAGGTTACGTTAGTGGTTCAAAATAATCACTATAACAAAGACTTAGTGGTTTGATGCAGTGGTTCAGCTGTTGTGGAAAGTGGGTAAAGGACAGTCTGCTTCCTCAAAGATCATCAATCATGAATGAATGGCTGTTATGTCTCGCTGTGCTCCAGGAGGACAACAGCAGCCATGCTTCTTAAGTGTCTGCGTAAAGCTAATTCATTGAGAATACGCTCTAAGTAACTTAATGATATTTAGTGACAACTTGCAATGAAATACTAACCAAATGCTTACACACAGTCAGACGTGTTTACAACGTGCGGCTTCAACAGCTGGGGCAACATAAATAATCCCATACAAGCTAAGCACTACCTTAACGTCGCTCGTTTCTCAGTCATATGCTTGAAAAGACTGTGTTAAAACCTAACATGAATGTCATTTCGATGGCGATATTATCTGTATTGGTGTGGCCAGCTAATGCAAATTaccccatgcacacacacacacacacacacacacacacacacaaaaatgtacctcagtttcaaaagtaaaagaaatgacGTTCCACACCACTCCAACACGCTTCCAGGCTAACTGTACCTGGCCGAAATTTACATGCTAGCACactgtaaacaacaaccaaCCCAGACGCTATCGTTGGCTTTGCATTGCTCCCTAACaaactagctagctaattagCAGGTTATCCGGCGTGAGCTAGTTCTGCCGTTGGgcttataaaaataaaagcagtgtgCAGCATGAAAGATTAAGGTGCTTCCCCTATTTTGTGTCGTGACTTATCTAATTAGCTGACTAGGGAATGATAACGACCATCTGAAGCGGCCTACTGTATCCAGCTAGCGTTAGCTTGCTGAAGTTAGCTCTACGGACAGGCCAACTTCAAACCGCGACATGGCGTTGTAGCTCACCGCGACCGAAAGCGCTCTGTACCGGGCTTTCAGCTGTGCCAACCCGTCGGTCCTTTCAAGCTAGCCAGCTAACCAGCTTGGTCTGCGGGGTGAAAGGCCAATGTGACTTCAGCGGCATGCGAGTGAAGGGGTGTTAAAGTGGTTGAGAGTGTGGCCGTCCATGCAAATTCCAGCTCGATGTATCCCCGTTTTCGTGCAAATTCGGACACTAAAGCGGCAcgttagccagctagctaggAGGCAATACGATTCCAGCAGAGCTCCACCTCAAGTCTTCTTTCCAAAACAAGTCACAGAGGTACAATTTTGGATTTGCTTCTCTCGTTCTCTCGTGGTCTGCCAGAGGACTCAGAATTTAATCACAACCTTCGTTACATATATTcattgccctttttttttttttttttttttttttttttagtttcggTTCTTGTAATTTTGATCTCTGCTGTGTTGTTATTCCTCCTGTCTTGGCTGGCTGCCGATCCACCAGCATGTCCTCAGAGATCATACGGACAACCCCAGCGCCGCCCTCGTCTGGCTGGACCGCGCCACTGCAGGCGGTGCGCGCCGCCGTGTGGTCGATGCCGCCGACCGCCTCGGGTCCGTGGACCGGGCACGGAAAGTGATTTACCCCACGCACAATACACAGCATGTAACGGTACGAGTAAAAGCTCGCGTTGTAGCATTGTGTCTAGAGGAGAAAGACAttaagagggaaggaaaaactTCCGGCcttctttcagtctttgtttttaaataacgGCAGATTATTCAGAAATACAATCAGACGAAGTCCCCTACTAAACcctgtttatgtttttgcatcaaacactgaaacaaacactaaaaattATAGTTTATAATATAGTTTGtgcacttttccttttctgttttttgatctCTTTTATTCCACCTTTAATGATTTTTCCCGGGCGGTTACAATAGTGACCGAGACGTTTCGAGATATAAAATGTCTcctttatatatttatcattCGATATCTTCCCTTCTGGACTCGCTACTTTTCAAGGATAATTCAGTCTTAGAGCAGTTATAGTTATAATAGTTATAGAGATGTAACAGCGGATTATTATCCCAGTTTGTTAGATGATTCTTAATACAACAGCGCTTTATTTATACTCGTAAACGGACGAAAGTCCAGGCACGTTTTGTGCAGCTTTGATTTTGCCGTAAACTCCCTTCATACTGGAGGAGaaggttccttttttttttttttttttttttttactgcaacGAATTCACGACTACACCCGAGAGGTGAAACCAGCACAGTCCCGCCGAGGCCCCTTGCACTCTTCCAGTTCCCGTGACCCGGCGTTTTTCTAACCGAAGCCCCAGGGGACAAACAGATGTCGGCGGGCGGGTGCACCCGAGAGGAGATCGATCCGGGTACCGCACTGGAATCAGCCCGAGTGATGGGGATTcgacacacacacccacgggtatggcttgtttttgtttttgggttgttgtttttttttttttttttttttttttgtacctagCCGAGGCTTCGAGAGGGCTTCAACACTTTACCAAATATGGCCGGTGCGGGGCGTGGGATCCCCGCCGCTCTGAGGTATTggtggatgagagagagagagagagagaggggggacgCGCACTCACTAATTTACCGGAACTTTAAGCCCGTCGGAAAGAACATGAGAGATAGAAAATCAGTAAGTTCAATCCTCACACTagtgtgtatttctttctttatttccatctcAGAGAACTTATTTTTGAAGGCTGGAGTTAACCGCGGTCTATTTTGGGGGAATAGAGCGGACGACAGTCGCACAGCGCTGGGCGCGGTATGTCCGCTACTCGAGAccgaaaaaaaaccctctgtgtCGCTCGCCTACTGTGGCAGTTTTAGTCAGTTCCGTCTCGCAGAACTCGGCCTTAAGAGTAAATACGTGGTCCTCCGGCCCCAGAACAATGCCCGCGGCGTCTGCCTTGGATTACAACAGAGTACGTGAAGATTTCAAGGGTGTAGCCAGGTTTTTAAGAAGCTTTCTCTGCTGACATGCCCTCATCTCACACCGGAGTAAATGCTTGGCTAAAAAACTTCTAGGCTATGAACAGTGGTCTACAGTGGCACtcaggtttgtttatttttaaacgTCAGCTCTTGGGTATGCATGGCATGCAATCCtatcaaaccaaaaaaaaaaaaaaagaaaagctaacCAAAGATTGGTTTCCTGTCAGAGGCAAGGGCATGAGGCCACACAACCGCATCTATCTCAATATGCCATAGCTGGTTTGTGTTTCTCATTTGGCTCAGGCAACTCTCTCAGTATTGTAATCAGGTGACCAAGCATGACCAGCATGTTCTCAGCAGAAACTTAAAGATAATGGATTcaagctttgtgtgtgtgtgtgtgtgtgtgtgtgtgtgtgtgtgtgtgtgtgtgtgtgtgtgtgtgtgtgtgtgtgatatcaACTGAGCTCTGAGCTGAAAGAGAGCTGTACTCCCAACTCCAGGCTTCGTTTCCTTTGTGTCATTGTGACAGAGCGATTAAGTGCTCATTTGGTTTGTGCTCCTCAGAGCTGCTTCCTCCGTTGTCTGTGCTACAGCAGAACAGGAAGTGTGGCATTGTGATTAGTTGCTAATGAAGTTGGTCTTTTTCAGCGTTTGCGGCGGCAGGAGGAGACGACATGGCTTTCTCTAGGCTGTGATGCTCGCATGAAAGCAGCGCCATCCCCGGACCTGTCGTGGCCTTTCTTttgttaacattaacatttgaacGTTCTGACCTGTAACCATAGCATCTGCTTGACGGTGGAGAAGTCCTTGATGCTCATGCTGCTCACTCTACCTTAAAACAACCCGATGCAGTTTACCATTGTGCTTTGCATTCACAGGAAATACATATTGTGCTCATCACTGTGTACTAGACCCTACAGGGCACCAATATCAAACTTTTTAGTACAGCCTGGAGTTATAAATGTACTATTATTTCCCCTTTAGACTCAGGGACTTTCCGACTCCCTCACGCTTAAGCAGACAAACTTCAACTTCCTGTATACCTACCCTGCACAGGTCAAGGCTTGAAAAGCCAACCGAGATTCATCACACATTGCTTGGTCTTTACACAACTTTAGTTTGAGCCTAGACATGTCAGTCAGGGATGAAAAAActtacaaatatttacatttgcagCTACGATGTTGCAGATTCTCACCATTTGACATTATATATAAAGCCTATAAAAAGCCTGTTGATAACATTTAGCAAATTATCTGACACCACTAATGCATTTCTTTTAACAGGTTGGTCACTGGGCAACTGTGCATTTCTACAATATGGGCTGTAGAGATTTAAAGGATACATCATTGAGTTAGGGCTACAGCATATtgtgagaaagagaatgagCTGACTCTCTACTTAAGCCATAAAGTCCCATAGGATGTATCACTGATATACTGCACGGTAGCACTTTGCTCGCATTTTGCATCTGAATATTCCAAAATCACATTCTCATTTAACCAAACATTGCACCTATTTCTCCTGATTACTCccgtttttcatctttttgcaGAATACGTAACAAACATCTACAGAGTATGTGACAAGCACCCAACACAGGATCTCACATTCAGTTTTAAAGACTCATCTCGCCCCTCGCTGGACTATAGAAGCAACTTTTAACTCCTGACTGGCTGTGATATCCCACCATGCCACTGATCGTGTTTCCCACTTCCCAGCTGCTATGGGTGCGTGTAGCTGCCCTGTTATTCAGCTGCGTGGCTTTCAGTGTCGCAGCACATGGAGCTTCACTGCTCCAGGGAGGCATGGCTGACTGGTGCATCTTCTGCTGGGCGTTCAGTTTTGCCTGCACCCTGCTGGTCCTGCTGGTGGAGCAGTTTTCCCTCCAGGCCCGAGCGCCAGTGTCCTGGTCCAATTTCCCCATCACCGTCGCCTGCTACGCCGCCCTCCtttgcctctctgcctctgtcatcTTCCCCATCTATTTCATCAAGGACCAGCGGATGCAAAGCGAGGCTCGTGACCATCGCATTGTCTCCACCGTCTTCTCCTGCCTGGCGGCGGTGGCCTACATGGGGGAGGTGAGCCTGTCTAAAGCGAGGCCAGGAGAGGTGGCAGGTTACATGGCTACGGCTCCGGGCTTGTTGAAGGTGTGCCAGACCTTCTTGGCCTGTGTTATCTTCATCCTGGTCAGCGACCCTGTGTCGTATGATCATCATGCGGCACTCAAGTGGTGCATGGCCGTGTACTGCATCTGCTTCATCCTCTCCATGGCTGTGGTAGTGCTTTGTGTGGGAGAGTGCACCGGCTGTCTCCCCATCCCGTTCTCCAAGTTCCTGTCGGCGTACGGGCTCCTGGCGGTTATCATGTACTTGACCGCTACCATCATCTGGCCTGTGTTCCAATTTGACAAACAGTACCAGCATAGAGGCCAATATTCGTCAAAACTGATCACTGTGGCCGTGCTCACTGCCGTCAACTTCCTGCTTTACCTTGCTGACCTGGCCTACACTGCCAGGCTAGTGTTCGTCAGCGTCTGAGAGTAAGAAATGAAGgggggagacacacacacacacacacacacacacacacaaccgcagCGATGAAGAGCAGAAATAAAGGGGCCTTAGTAGCATTGCAGATAAGTGTAGCTGCTGTTGAATTCCTGGCAAAAAAGACATGGCTCTAACCTTTTGCTGCGTAATTGTAAAACGCTGTAATTAAATGTCCTGTTGATACAAGGAAAGCCCAATAAATCACAAGCTCACTgatattatgtgtgtatgtacgttGGCAcagtatatgtttgtatattaCCAGATATCTACAACGACAGTATTTAACCTCTAATGTGACATTTGTTAAGTGTGCAAGACAAGTATAAGGTGAAAgatctgaatgttttgttttacatgatgGTGTGACGCAATTAAAACAAGAGGATGTCTGGGTCAAGGTCAACCACACTGGACAACACAGAGGCAAAACAATATTGCAAGgggaaagtttttttgtttttgtttttatttgttttttttaaatggtttatctattttttattgaaaagacATGTATTCATCTGAGACACACAGGCATTTCTTTGGTTTCTGATGTGGAAGCTTCTTGTGCAATACGCAACCTAACAGAAAGATTTGTTCAACATCCTtcatattgtctttttttattaagcTTTTGGATAAAAGCCCTTCAAAAGTGTCAGTATTGAAACATTTGAGAGACTGTAATTTAAGCAAATTAAGCCTTTAGTTAAAccaataaatattttgtgttaaatgGCAAATGTGATTCAGACACCCGCTTTGTGTTTCTAATTACTGACATTGTGGACCAATGAATGACTAAAGGTTGCCTCCTAtccatcaaaagaaaaaacatacactAATTGGAAACATGCAGACATTTTTGGACCCTCTAAATACCCGCTACAATTAACAGGGACAAATCATAAACTAAATTACCCTGAGAATATTGCCCTCAACCATAGAATACCTTTCTATCAGTGTTATTGTTTGAAGAAACTTTGTAAAGGGTaactttaaatgttaaaacagagAATATGGCTAAATTGAATTATGTTTTCCTGGgaatattacagtataataaaaaatacaaaagctaaCAGCAGTCATTCTAAAAATGAAGGACAGaggcaatatttttattatcaaactATGAGCTGAATACATTTATCAATAGataagttataaaaaaaaaacagcaggttaAAAGATGTTCATTCTAGTTTCTTACATGACAGGAAaccttttgtctgtgttttagaCCTGAGTAATACGATGGATGGCTTGTGCCTGACTGTAGTCAAAACTTTGAACCGAGGCCTACATAATTCACGTGTCGGAAATCACGTAGATGCTTTTGTGTCTCGTTCTGGGAAGCTTAAAGAAAACAGGACGGTCTTGTCGTTCAGACTGACTGTCGGTCTGCAGTTATTCCTTCTTTGACAACATGGATGgtgagttaattttttttctcgtcTTTTCGTCACTGTCAGGACTTGGACCTACATAGTACATAATGCAAATTTCCACACGCAGAACTTTGAATTACAGACTAAAACTGAAGGTCCCGATTGTGAATATAACTGTAACACTTAAGATGATGCTATACACTTCtgtacttttctgtttgtggtgATGTTCTCAAATCTCTGCTCAGAGTGGCTATAATGAAAACCTTGTGGCCAGAGCCCGGAAATTAATAGGCTAGACAAAGACTATTAGATTAGACAGTATAAAGTTATGCTTATGTGTGAACAtagaaatttcaaaaatgtgtgaaaGGGATTTAAAGCAGACATCAGGAAAAGATTAAGTCATAATTTTGATCCAACACTTCAGGAACGTGCATCTTCTgcttcaagttttttttattttattgaaagaGAAACATCAGAGTCTGGGCTGTAAATCTTACAAAGGGcacctgaaaaaaataactaaagaaaTATATGGCAAATTTAATATGGTAAATGTGGGGCACTGGGCGTCGTGCAAGAAAACTTTCATATTCTTATCCAAAAATTCCcttactttctttttccatgAGGCTTTTTCGTACGAGGGTTCCAAGTcagattcaccaaactctcttaacTGCACAACAGGCTGATGAATACCACATGTTCATGAGGTGCACTTTTGTCAGATTTTATAGCATGATCAGCGCCCCTAAGGTTGCCAACACGTAGCCTATAAGTCTGCCTGTTCCGCTTTGTGGAAAAAGTTGAAGTCCCAAAAAGGACATACATACAAGTGTGTGACATCTGCAaacgaaaacacaacacatgtgGCAGAGTCAGCAGTCATATTAGAGGACCTAAAACAATTAGACAAATGTTATCTGTCAATGATGTTTCATCAGAGCAGTACTGtacagtgacagaaataaagagggagGGGGGTAGGCTACATGAAGTTGCTAAAGACGTCCATCTAAAGCAAAGCATTTTTATGACTCTATGTAAGGCAGTCGAGGGGATATGGTGAACAAAACATTAGTCCAAGTTTGTGTTACTCAgtgttttctaaataaaaattCTAATAGAAAAATCACTAGACAAATGTAAAGTATTATTAATACAgagtcaattttattttctagggCTATCTACATGGAGAATTGATCTGGTTGGAAGAACTGGAGCTGGGAAAACCAGCCTAGTTAACACCATGTCTGGACAAACGTTGcccatttcaatttttttctcaagctGAAACCAAATCTGTCAGTGGAAGAAGCGTCACTTAGATCGACACTACAGGTCTCTTTGACGCAGACAGgcgagaggaggagctgaagcgAGAGATAGTGAGGTGTATCACAGAGCGCGCTCCTGGGCCTCATGCTTTTCTCATTGTGCTCAAGGTGGAGAAATTCACAGAGCAGGAGCAGGCCATCATCCGAAATATATGCCAATATTTCTCTGAAGATGCCCTGAAATATGCTGCAGTTGTCCTCACTCATGGTGACCAGCTCCCTGAGAGACTGAAGATTGAGGAGTTTGTCGATCAAAGTGAGGGTCTGAGTGATCTCGTGAAGATGTGCGGCGGCCGGTGCCACGTCTTTGATAATAAATACTGGAAGAACAAACAGCAGGAAGACTACAGGAGCAACCAGTTCCAGGTAGAGGACCTTCTGAACACGATAGGGAAGGTAACTCAGGCAAACAATGGAGGCTACTTCACCAATGAAATGCTACAAGAAGTGGatagagaaacacagaaagaggacGAGCACATTAAACAGTCATCAGCAAACATGCCACAGAAGGAGATCAGAAAGCAGAAAGTCTTTGAAAAGCTTTTGATCCAAGTGGCAGGGACTGTAACGGGAACGCTGTTGGGAGCCTTCCTCGGTGTGGGAGTGATGCTTACAATAGCTTTGACAGTTTTAAGAAAGAAAGGTTCTGTTACTCCAAATAGTTTAACTTTACCAGTGTTAGCCACGTCAGGGACAGCCAGCGCTGCCGTTGGAGGAGCAGTGGCTGGATATAAAGGATTTCGAGCAGCTGAGAAGGCTGCGAACCCCAGAGGGGGCAATAGAGAAGGCAGCATTTGATGTGTTGGATACAGCCCACGCTGCCTTAGGTTTGAAGGTtagaagaaaagggagaaaaaatgtGGTTCAGGACATaggagtaaaaataaatacattcaaacGCATAATCATCTCCTAGCTTATACAGTACGTTTGTATATTTGGtttgaaataaatctttaatGTCGTGCCACGTTGGGATTCTTTGGTAAGATAGAAGAGATGGCTCGATGAAACCAATGATCAAGCtttaagttgcttttttttttttctttttttctgtatttacacTTTAGTTTCCTGTCATTTATATCAGGCACGGTGCCATTTTGTTGTACCTAACATCTGAAAGAATGTTTTTTGAGCaagtaatattttttataatactTTAACCATGACCGAGGTTTGAATGTCGATGAAGCTTAAACAGTGCACAGGAGTCAGCatattgcaaataaaaaaagcatgaattttgttatttgtttctCTGAATAACTTAAAAAATCGTATCCGTTATACTTcagcatacaaaaaaaaaataaaatccagggAGTGTAAGTGATCAATAATCAAACTAATTTCTACCAGAGGagtaaagataaataaatgattaaaaccGCAAAGGGTTCTGCTACTAAGGAAACAAATCTGATTTCACTTACATAAGATTTAACAGGTGATACTGGGGCAGAGGCAttaagacaactaaagtggatgcAAAGGTGGTGCCGCGCTCAGCTTCCTGTTTTACCTGGTAGGCCGTGCCTATGATGTCAGACTGGATTGAGTCTGTGTTTCATTTCGAGAGACATAaaatttgtgtgattttgtttgcGTGATTTTTTGTGTGACAGTGAAATCAAATGTATACAGCTTGCCTGTACGTGGACAATGTGCGCTGATCCCTCCATCGGCCTGTAGCCAGGACACAAGTCCGAGaggtagaaaaaacaaagcaaaaggcAAGTCGGAGCAAGACAGCAAGAGACTTTCAGTAGAGACATGTCATGGATCAGACTCATTTTTTGCACAGCCGTCAGTTATGCTTATTCCTTCTAGCTGTTGTGCCAACAATTTGCACCATACTCTAACAcaataattttctttaaaatctaaattatgCTGATGCTCCCATGTCAGTTGTAATTGCTATATTTACTGTAGTGCTGTATTTTTGTGGCATTGTCGAAATTCACAGTTCCCAAGTATATTAAAAGAGATTTTACTTGTCCATTCCTGCTCTATGCACTAATAAGAATTTCTAACGTTTCCAAAGACTGCAACGGGTTCATTAACATTCTTAGAAAATACTGGCGACAGGTACACGCATGGAGTATCCAACTATTGTCCTAATGTCATGTCTCTCTGGTGTGCAGTCTGGTAAAACCCTCCAGCTGAATATGATCGTTGCCATTGACGAACCAGTTAAAATAACATTCCTTTTCCACCTGTACCTTCCCAGCCACGGATTTTTGGctttaaaattgatttccaGCTTTTTTGATGCTTCACCGCAGCCTGAGATTGTCAGGCAGGGCTCCTCTGGCTGTTCCTAAGTCCCAGCTGAAGGTGACCTCGGAGCCCCTCAGCTCTGGAAATCCCTGCCTAACAATCTGAGGCTTGCAGaatcagtgacatttttaaatcacttcttAAAACCTATCATTTGAAAAAAGCCTTTTACTAATGTCATAAATAGTTTGGTTTCTAATATGTTGTCTCATTTCTGTTTAatcattttacctttttttttatcttaacaagttttattgtgctgtattgttttatgtaaagcactttataactgtttttgaaaagtgctgtataaataaagtttattattactcttgttgttgttgttgttgtaaatgtaaatgctggAACTCACAATGAAATCTCACACTAAGAGTTTAGAAgacttattttaaaatgtattattcatcTTTTGGTGTTagtattaaaaagaaaatttttaagcatttaagcCAAGCTTTGTCACACAGTTCCGAGTTTGTAACACTATTTAAGGATAATATACTTTCATTGATATGGCTGACAGTTAGTTTGGCAACTAaccactcccccccccccctttctatTATGAGAAAGTGAAACTTATGAGCGCTCTTCCGTGCACATGTGACACTCGTCAGAATGgctgaacagcagcaggaacacGGCGTTGACTTGGACCAGAGTCAGTTCAGCTGTCCAGTATGTCTGGACCTGCTAAAGGAGCCAGTAACCATCCACTGTGGGCACAGTTACTGCAGGAGCTGTCTTGAGAGTTGCTGGGACCAGGTGAAGGCGAAGGGAAAGTACAGCTGCCCTCAGTGCAGGCAGACT is a window of Xiphias gladius isolate SHS-SW01 ecotype Sanya breed wild chromosome 12, ASM1685928v1, whole genome shotgun sequence DNA encoding:
- the myadma gene encoding myeloid-associated differentiation marker homolog, which encodes MPLIVFPTSQLLWVRVAALLFSCVAFSVAAHGASLLQGGMADWCIFCWAFSFACTLLVLLVEQFSLQARAPVSWSNFPITVACYAALLCLSASVIFPIYFIKDQRMQSEARDHRIVSTVFSCLAAVAYMGEVSLSKARPGEVAGYMATAPGLLKVCQTFLACVIFILVSDPVSYDHHAALKWCMAVYCICFILSMAVVVLCVGECTGCLPIPFSKFLSAYGLLAVIMYLTATIIWPVFQFDKQYQHRGQYSSKLITVAVLTAVNFLLYLADLAYTARLVFVSV